Proteins encoded by one window of Bacillus sp. DTU_2020_1000418_1_SI_GHA_SEK_038:
- a CDS encoding monovalent cation:proton antiporter family protein, producing the protein MEEHGVSVASLVIVIIIAFITPILLHRLKINFIPVVVAEILMGLVIGKSGFNLVQPDMWLETLSTLGFIFLMFLSGLEIDFTAFSGNKKREKLPSGKLEPNSFSASFIIFAGIFLISLGLSYLFVLAGFIENAFLMTLIISTISLGVVVPTLKEAHLMKTGIGQIILLVAVIADLVTMILLAVFVSLYDGGEGNVWLLLILFAAGVLLYFVGRRFKNGKFFETMSTGTVQIGTRAVFTLIILLVAVSESVGAENILGAFLAGVLVSLLAPNQEMIHKLDSFGYGFLIPIFFVMVGVDLNIWSLLSDKQMLMLIPLLLIALLVSKLVPVYLLKRWYDMKTVVASGFLLTSTLSLVIASATIGERIGVITAEMSGTLILVAIITSVFTPVVFKKLFPREANTQKTLTVAFIGANQLTLPVYRELNSSLYKAILYHKKQEKADKNIADSLFDIVELDHYSIDTLEEKNALNADIVVISTGDEELNATLAIAVKEQGVERVICRLESPDLQESMKEHDVEVFSVLLSQKTLLRALIETPSVMDILTNQENALYEIEMLNDQFEGMTLRKFPFTGDVIFVRIFRGHDSIVPHGETELQLNDRLIVTGTKEYVDELKRELEFCDWC; encoded by the coding sequence ATGGAAGAACATGGAGTTTCAGTAGCATCATTGGTCATTGTGATCATAATAGCTTTCATAACGCCGATATTATTGCATCGGCTAAAGATTAATTTCATACCCGTTGTCGTTGCAGAAATATTGATGGGGCTTGTTATTGGAAAAAGCGGCTTTAATCTTGTGCAGCCTGATATGTGGCTTGAGACTCTTTCAACACTGGGCTTTATTTTTCTTATGTTTCTTAGCGGACTGGAAATTGACTTTACTGCATTCTCTGGAAATAAGAAGCGCGAAAAGCTGCCAAGCGGGAAATTAGAGCCTAACTCATTTTCTGCATCGTTCATTATATTTGCAGGGATATTTCTTATTTCATTAGGGCTTTCATATTTATTCGTATTAGCTGGATTTATTGAGAATGCCTTTTTGATGACTTTAATTATTTCAACTATTTCATTAGGTGTTGTCGTTCCAACTTTAAAGGAAGCTCATCTCATGAAAACTGGGATAGGTCAAATTATCTTATTAGTTGCCGTAATTGCTGACTTAGTTACGATGATTTTATTAGCCGTCTTTGTTTCTCTATATGATGGAGGAGAAGGAAATGTGTGGTTGCTGCTTATCCTCTTTGCTGCTGGAGTACTCTTGTATTTTGTCGGAAGACGATTTAAAAATGGGAAATTTTTCGAGACGATGTCGACTGGAACTGTTCAAATAGGCACGCGAGCAGTATTTACTTTAATCATCCTGCTAGTTGCAGTATCTGAATCAGTTGGAGCAGAGAATATTCTCGGTGCTTTCCTTGCTGGTGTACTTGTATCCCTCCTGGCTCCTAATCAAGAAATGATTCATAAGCTTGATTCTTTCGGATATGGCTTTCTAATTCCAATATTTTTTGTGATGGTCGGTGTTGACCTAAACATTTGGTCATTATTAAGCGATAAACAAATGCTCATGCTGATACCGCTCCTGCTTATTGCCTTACTAGTTTCTAAACTTGTACCTGTTTACTTATTAAAGAGATGGTATGATATGAAAACGGTTGTGGCTTCAGGTTTTCTTTTGACATCGACTTTGTCATTAGTAATTGCGTCCGCAACAATCGGTGAAAGAATTGGGGTCATTACGGCCGAAATGAGTGGAACATTAATTTTAGTTGCCATTATTACGAGTGTATTCACCCCTGTTGTTTTTAAAAAATTATTCCCAAGGGAGGCAAATACTCAAAAAACATTAACGGTAGCATTTATCGGTGCAAATCAGCTGACACTTCCAGTCTATCGGGAACTTAATTCAAGCCTTTATAAGGCGATCCTTTATCATAAAAAACAGGAGAAGGCTGATAAAAATATCGCAGATTCCTTATTTGATATTGTAGAATTGGATCATTATTCCATTGACACTCTAGAGGAAAAGAATGCGCTGAACGCAGATATTGTTGTGATCTCTACAGGAGACGAAGAATTGAATGCTACACTTGCCATAGCTGTTAAGGAGCAGGGAGTTGAGAGGGTTATTTGCCGACTTGAAAGCCCCGATCTTCAAGAAAGCATGAAGGAGCATGATGTTGAGGTTTTTTCTGTATTATTGTCACAAAAAACTTTGCTGAGAGCATTAATCGAAACCCCGAGTGTAATGGATATATTAACGAATCAGGAAAATGCCTTGTATGAAATCGAAATGCTTAATGATCAATTTGAGGGTATGACTTTAAGAAAGTTTCCGTTTACCGGGGATGTCATTTTTGTGAGGATTTTTAGAGGACATGATTCCATTGTCCCTCATGGGGAGACAGAGCTTCAATTAAATGATCGATTAATCGTAACTGGAACGAAAGAATATGTTGATGAATTAAAACGGGAGCTTGAATTTTGTGATTGGTGTTAG